The Candidatus Rokuibacteriota bacterium genome has a segment encoding these proteins:
- a CDS encoding PadR family transcriptional regulator — protein sequence MPEKPDPLTLQHALLGLLARRPLSGWEILKRFGRSVVFFWNAKRSQIYAELKRMEGLGLLVSRVTVQQRRPNSRRFAITAAGETALRSWLDRPTPVAPIKDEMLLRTFYADLLPPERAVLYLRGHGGEHRRIQEEFEEIKAALEARYGALPETSDEALACGYLVLEQGIRYERMYAEWCEWAAAQLQHRGARTGAARATDPADFIMTS from the coding sequence ATGCCGGAAAAGCCAGACCCGCTCACGTTGCAGCATGCCCTCCTCGGCCTCCTGGCCAGACGCCCGCTCAGCGGCTGGGAAATCCTCAAGCGCTTCGGGCGCTCGGTCGTCTTCTTCTGGAACGCCAAGCGGAGCCAGATCTACGCCGAGCTCAAGCGCATGGAAGGACTCGGCCTCCTGGTATCCCGGGTCACGGTGCAGCAGAGGCGCCCCAACAGCCGCCGCTTCGCCATCACGGCCGCCGGCGAGACGGCGCTGAGGAGCTGGCTCGACCGCCCGACGCCGGTGGCTCCCATCAAGGACGAGATGCTGCTCCGGACGTTCTACGCCGATCTGCTCCCCCCCGAGCGCGCCGTGCTCTACCTCAGGGGTCACGGCGGGGAGCACCGCCGGATCCAGGAAGAGTTCGAGGAGATCAAGGCGGCGCTGGAGGCGCGCTACGGAGCCCTGCCCGAGACCTCCGACGAGGCCCTGGCCTGCGGTTACCTCGTCCTCGAGCAGGGGATCCGCTACGAGCGGATGTACGCGGAGTGGTGCGAGTGGGCCGCGGCACAGCTCCAGCACCGAGGCGCCAGGACGGGCGCGGCGCGGGCGACGGACCCTGCCGACTTCATCATGACCTCCTGA
- a CDS encoding response regulator, producing MLEELRRRVSQWVARDAPEAPAFPLLFADHEEIRDIARQMSRTKVEMDRSVLALRSWARELTRRLEDSPAPLGRTIDLRTLGETVGGLAHNFNNSLAAILAYTELLLKEVQGETAVRRLKVIRDVAVEASVSVRRFQEFVSREPQVAFGPVGLPGVVAEALEMTAPRWRDEAERSGVVIAVTQDLQAIPPVEGNGFELRDALVQLILNAVTAMPYGGTLGVRAASEESGWVVLEVSDTGVGMPEEIRRRVADRSLGGLPGGHPGRGLADVADIVERHGGSLSIESAEGKGTTVRLRLHASRFQIIPPSEALVEPVGPGQAARVLLVDDDQRLLTVLSDMMRSGGHAVTTASSGDEALAIFDPAAHDVVITDLGMPRMTGWLVAEGVKARSPETPVFLLTGWGEGVTASEASRFVDQVIAKPISADALLAQLARLRRADAASS from the coding sequence ATGCTCGAGGAGCTCCGGCGCAGGGTGTCGCAATGGGTCGCCCGGGACGCTCCCGAGGCGCCCGCCTTCCCGCTCCTCTTCGCCGATCACGAGGAGATCCGGGACATCGCCCGCCAGATGTCGCGGACCAAGGTCGAGATGGACCGGTCGGTGCTGGCGCTGCGGAGCTGGGCGCGCGAGCTGACGCGGCGTCTCGAGGACTCCCCGGCGCCGCTCGGCCGCACCATCGACCTGCGCACGCTGGGGGAGACGGTGGGGGGCCTGGCCCACAACTTCAACAACTCGCTGGCGGCCATCCTGGCCTACACCGAGCTGCTGCTCAAGGAGGTCCAGGGCGAGACCGCCGTCCGCCGGCTCAAGGTGATCCGGGACGTGGCCGTGGAGGCCTCGGTGTCGGTGCGGCGGTTCCAGGAGTTCGTCTCGCGCGAGCCGCAGGTGGCCTTCGGCCCCGTGGGGCTGCCGGGCGTCGTGGCCGAGGCGCTGGAGATGACGGCCCCGCGCTGGCGCGACGAGGCGGAGCGGAGCGGCGTCGTCATCGCGGTCACCCAGGACCTGCAGGCCATCCCCCCGGTGGAGGGCAATGGCTTCGAGCTCCGGGACGCGCTGGTGCAGCTCATTCTCAACGCGGTCACCGCCATGCCGTACGGCGGCACCCTGGGGGTGCGTGCTGCCAGCGAGGAGTCCGGGTGGGTGGTGCTGGAGGTGAGCGACACGGGGGTGGGGATGCCCGAGGAGATCCGGCGCCGGGTGGCCGACCGCTCGCTCGGCGGGCTTCCGGGCGGGCATCCGGGCCGGGGGCTTGCGGATGTGGCCGACATCGTCGAGCGTCACGGGGGCAGTCTCAGCATCGAGAGCGCTGAGGGCAAGGGAACGACGGTGCGGCTCAGGCTGCACGCGAGCCGCTTCCAGATCATCCCGCCCTCCGAGGCCCTGGTGGAGCCGGTCGGGCCGGGGCAGGCGGCCCGGGTCCTGCTGGTGGACGACGACCAGCGCCTGCTCACGGTGCTGTCGGACATGATGCGCTCCGGTGGGCATGCGGTGACCACGGCGTCCAGCGGCGACGAGGCCCTGGCCATCTTCGATCCCGCCGCTCACGACGTGGTGATCACCGACCTCGGCATGCCGCGCATGACCGGCTGGCTGGTGGCGGAGGGGGTGAAGGCGCGTTCGCCCGAGACCCCCGTTTTTCTCCTCACGGGGTGGGGCGAGGGGGTCACTGCCAGCGAGGCCAGCCGTTTCGTGGACCAGGTGATCGCCAAGCCCATCTCGGCCGATGCGCTCCTGGCGCAGCTGGCCCGGCTGCGCCGGGCGGACGCCGCCTCGTCGTGA
- a CDS encoding acyl-CoA dehydrogenase family protein, translated as MNFGFSEEQDLLRSTARKFLENECPSEKVRRLMETPEGMEPALWARLAEQGWLGLIYPEEFGGMGLGFVDLVVLMEEMGRAVVPGPYFSTVVLGGLAILEAGTAAQKKEWLPKIAEGEARATLAWMEPSAMLGPEGVALAASRDGGRFLLSGTKLFVHDAHTAEAIVVAARTSPGTPAGEGITLFLLPRETPGLAVTLLPTMDQTRKLCDVTLTGVSVGADAVMGEVGGGWQPLARVLDRATVALCAEMCGGAQKVLEMTVEYAKIRQTFGRPIGSYQGVKHKAADMLVDVENSKSITYYAAWAMDERVPEGPLGVSMAKAYVSDAYRRVAAAGIQLHGGIGFTWEHDLHLYFKRAKGSELTFGDATHHRERVAQLVNL; from the coding sequence ATGAACTTCGGATTCAGCGAGGAGCAGGACCTGCTGCGCAGCACGGCACGGAAGTTCCTCGAGAACGAGTGTCCGTCGGAGAAGGTGCGCCGGCTCATGGAGACCCCCGAGGGCATGGAGCCCGCCCTCTGGGCCAGGCTGGCCGAGCAGGGGTGGCTGGGTCTGATCTATCCCGAGGAGTTCGGCGGGATGGGGCTCGGCTTCGTGGACCTGGTGGTCCTCATGGAGGAGATGGGGCGGGCCGTGGTACCCGGTCCCTACTTCTCCACCGTCGTCCTCGGCGGGCTGGCCATCCTGGAGGCGGGCACCGCCGCCCAGAAGAAGGAGTGGCTCCCGAAGATCGCCGAGGGCGAGGCGCGGGCGACGCTCGCGTGGATGGAGCCCAGCGCCATGCTCGGGCCCGAGGGGGTGGCGCTGGCCGCCTCACGGGATGGCGGCCGATTCCTGCTCTCCGGCACCAAGCTCTTCGTGCACGACGCCCATACCGCGGAGGCCATCGTGGTGGCGGCGCGCACCTCGCCGGGGACGCCGGCCGGGGAGGGCATCACCCTCTTCCTGCTCCCCAGGGAAACGCCGGGCCTCGCCGTCACGCTGCTGCCGACCATGGATCAGACGCGCAAGCTCTGCGACGTCACGCTCACGGGCGTGAGCGTCGGCGCGGACGCCGTCATGGGCGAGGTGGGGGGCGGCTGGCAGCCGCTCGCTCGCGTGCTGGACCGGGCCACGGTGGCGCTCTGCGCCGAGATGTGCGGCGGCGCCCAAAAGGTGCTGGAGATGACCGTGGAGTACGCCAAGATCCGGCAGACCTTCGGCCGGCCCATCGGCTCCTACCAGGGTGTCAAGCACAAGGCGGCCGACATGCTGGTGGACGTGGAGAACAGCAAGTCCATCACCTACTACGCGGCCTGGGCCATGGACGAGCGCGTGCCGGAGGGGCCGCTCGGGGTCAGCATGGCCAAGGCGTATGTCTCCGACGCCTACCGGCGGGTGGCGGCCGCGGGCATCCAGCTCCACGGTGGCATCGGTTTCACCTGGGAGCATGACCTGCACCTCTACTTCAAGCGGGCCAAGGGGTCGGAGCTCACGTTCGGAGATGCGACGCACCATCGCGAGCGGGTGGCCCAGCTCGTGAACCTCTGA